Proteins found in one Erythrobacter sp. 3-20A1M genomic segment:
- the kdpC gene encoding potassium-transporting ATPase subunit KdpC, which yields MNYLLPSLRLWLVTILICVVAYAGMMLAFAQTVTPWRADGSIVEVEGRAVGSALVAQEFTAPRYFWPRPSAADYDAMGAAGSNLSPTSDDLTARSQETIARYGATSANPLPADLVAASGGGLDPHISLDGALYQVDRVAQARGLPQAEVRNLVTSLAFAPGGVFAPERIVNVLELNLALDRLGA from the coding sequence ATGAACTATCTTCTTCCCTCGCTCCGCCTCTGGCTGGTTACCATTCTCATCTGTGTGGTGGCTTACGCAGGCATGATGCTGGCTTTCGCGCAGACCGTCACACCGTGGCGCGCCGACGGCTCCATCGTGGAGGTCGAAGGGCGCGCGGTGGGCAGTGCGCTGGTTGCGCAGGAATTCACGGCCCCGCGTTATTTCTGGCCACGCCCCTCTGCCGCCGACTACGACGCGATGGGCGCGGCGGGCAGCAATCTCTCGCCGACCAGCGACGATCTGACGGCCCGGTCGCAGGAAACCATCGCGCGATATGGCGCAACGTCCGCAAACCCGCTTCCGGCGGATCTGGTCGCGGCATCGGGTGGCGGGCTCGACCCGCATATCTCGCTCGACGGCGCGCTCTACCAGGTCGACCGGGTCGCGCAGGCACGCGGCCTACCGCAAGCCGAGGTGCGCAATCTCGTTACCTCGCTTGCCTTCGCGCCTGGCGGGGTGTTCGCGCCGGAGCGGATCGTGAATGTGCTCGAACTCAATCTGGCGCTCGATCGTCTTGGGGCATAA
- the kdpA gene encoding potassium-transporting ATPase subunit KdpA: protein MLNAILTVILIVGGTALLSWPLGTYMAKLFGGQFARADGLFARAVGGAPAQDWKQYSIALLAFNAVMFVFVFGLLALQHLLPLNPDGQGAASLDLVFNTAVSFTTNTNLQHYSGESTWSYLAQLGGLMWLQFVSAATGIAALAALARGIGGQRDMGNFFVDVQRAAFCVLLPLAIIVAVVIALAGVPMTLQGAAQVTTLEGVAQTIARGPAAAFVAIKQLGTNGGGFFGPNSTHPLENPDFWSNGFEMIALILIPMACVWMFGRIIGRMKHAGVVFGVMAVLLLVKVTAAVGFEMAPTQAFAGLPVLQDVGNLEGKELRLGATTGPLWAVLTTSTSNGSVGAMHDSLNPLTGLVPMAGMWLNETFGGVGVGMINMFLYIVVAVFVAGMMVGRTPEYLGHRVEGREMRLAVLALISHPVLILGGTALFAATAWGVGTLNNVGAHGFSEILYEFSSAAANNGSGFEGLGDNTVPWNIATGLVMLIGRYLPIIVPLAIVGSLMAKRRSAESAGTLSVEGNTFGVMLLITILIFGALTFFPAAALGPVAEHLTMMR from the coding sequence ATGCTCAACGCAATCCTTACCGTCATCCTGATCGTCGGCGGCACCGCGCTGCTTTCCTGGCCGCTCGGGACCTACATGGCGAAGCTGTTCGGCGGGCAATTCGCCCGCGCCGACGGCTTGTTCGCCCGCGCTGTCGGCGGCGCTCCGGCCCAGGACTGGAAGCAGTATTCGATCGCGCTGCTGGCCTTCAACGCGGTGATGTTCGTATTCGTGTTCGGCCTCCTCGCGCTGCAGCATCTCCTCCCGCTCAATCCTGACGGTCAGGGTGCGGCGAGCCTCGATCTTGTCTTCAACACCGCGGTGTCGTTCACCACCAACACCAACCTTCAGCATTATTCGGGCGAAAGCACCTGGAGTTACCTCGCGCAGCTCGGCGGGCTGATGTGGCTGCAATTCGTCTCCGCGGCGACCGGCATCGCCGCTCTTGCGGCGCTGGCGCGCGGGATCGGCGGCCAGCGCGACATGGGGAACTTCTTCGTTGACGTGCAGCGGGCCGCGTTCTGCGTCCTCCTCCCGCTGGCGATCATAGTCGCAGTCGTCATCGCGCTCGCCGGAGTGCCGATGACGCTGCAGGGCGCGGCGCAGGTCACCACGCTGGAAGGTGTGGCCCAGACGATCGCGCGCGGACCGGCCGCGGCCTTCGTCGCGATCAAGCAACTGGGCACCAATGGCGGCGGATTCTTCGGCCCGAACTCGACCCATCCGCTGGAAAACCCCGATTTCTGGTCGAACGGGTTCGAGATGATCGCGCTGATCCTGATCCCGATGGCCTGCGTCTGGATGTTCGGGCGCATCATCGGCCGCATGAAGCACGCCGGCGTGGTCTTCGGCGTGATGGCGGTGCTGCTGCTGGTGAAGGTGACCGCGGCGGTCGGGTTCGAAATGGCTCCGACGCAGGCTTTTGCCGGGCTGCCGGTGCTGCAGGATGTCGGTAATCTGGAAGGCAAGGAACTGCGGCTCGGTGCCACCACGGGGCCGCTTTGGGCTGTCCTGACCACCTCGACCAGCAATGGCTCGGTCGGCGCAATGCACGACAGCCTCAATCCGCTGACCGGTCTGGTGCCGATGGCGGGCATGTGGCTGAACGAAACCTTCGGCGGCGTCGGCGTGGGCATGATCAACATGTTCCTCTACATCGTCGTTGCGGTGTTCGTGGCGGGGATGATGGTGGGCCGAACGCCCGAATATCTCGGCCACCGTGTCGAGGGGCGCGAAATGCGGCTGGCGGTGCTGGCGCTGATCAGCCACCCGGTGCTGATCCTGGGCGGCACGGCGCTGTTCGCGGCGACGGCGTGGGGCGTAGGCACGCTGAACAATGTCGGCGCGCACGGCTTTTCCGAAATCCTCTACGAATTCAGCTCGGCCGCGGCCAACAACGGTTCCGGGTTCGAGGGGCTGGGCGACAACACCGTGCCGTGGAACATCGCCACCGGCCTCGTAATGCTGATCGGGCGCTATCTGCCGATCATCGTCCCGCTCGCCATCGTGGGTTCGCTGATGGCCAAGCGCCGAAGCGCGGAAAGCGCGGGCACGCTCAGCGTGGAGGGCAACACGTTCGGGGTTATGCTGCTGATCACCATCCTGATCTTCGGTGCGCTGACCTTCTTCCCCGCCGCCGCCCTCGGCCCCGTCGCCGAACACCTCACGATGATGCGCTGA
- the kdpB gene encoding potassium-transporting ATPase subunit KdpB, translating into MTRATLFERALVVPAIRESFTKLDPRTLVRNPVMFTTAVVAAAATVILVRSVVAGEVDVLFQAQLVFWLWLTVLFGNFAEALAEGRGKAQAQSLRNTKESLVALRVGKSGATEEIPASQLRMGDVVLVSEGKQIPADGEVVWGVASVNEAAITGESAPVIREAGGDRSAVTAGTTVISDRIKVKVTAEPGSGFLDRMIALVEGASRQKTPNELALTILLTGLTLIFLVAVGTLPAFAAFADGAIAVPVLIALFVALIPTTISALLSAIGIAGMDRLIRFNVLAKSGRAVEAAGDIGTLLLDKTGTITIGDRQASEFVALPGVAENDLIAAARLSSLADTTPEGRSIVTLAGGSEEAPPDGEVVAFSAQTRVSGIDLPGRTIRKGAVDAVLKLHDFPEEKVTALRTITDRIAQAGGTPLAVVENERLLGAIHLKDIIKAGIRERFVELRRMGIRTVMITGDNPLTAAAIAAEAGVDDFLAEATPEDKLAYIRKEQAEGKLVAMCGDGTNDAPALAQSDVGVAMNTGTQAAREAGNMVDLDSDPTKLIEVVGIGKQLLMTRGSLTTFSIANDVAKYFAILPAIFVVLYPSLGALNVMGLASPSSAILSAIIFNAVIIPFLVPLALKGVKYRPMPAASQLLRNLGIYGGGGVVAPFIGIKLIDLAVSGLGLA; encoded by the coding sequence ATGACGCGCGCGACCCTGTTCGAGCGGGCGCTCGTCGTTCCGGCCATCCGGGAATCCTTCACCAAGCTCGATCCGCGAACGCTGGTGCGAAACCCGGTGATGTTTACCACCGCGGTGGTTGCAGCGGCGGCTACGGTCATCCTCGTACGCAGCGTCGTCGCCGGAGAAGTGGATGTCCTGTTCCAAGCGCAACTCGTTTTCTGGCTGTGGCTGACGGTTCTGTTCGGCAACTTTGCCGAAGCGCTGGCCGAAGGACGTGGGAAGGCGCAGGCGCAATCGCTGCGCAATACCAAGGAAAGCCTGGTCGCGCTGCGCGTCGGCAAGAGCGGCGCGACCGAGGAGATACCGGCGTCGCAACTGCGGATGGGCGATGTCGTGCTGGTTTCGGAAGGGAAGCAGATCCCTGCCGACGGCGAAGTCGTGTGGGGCGTGGCCTCGGTCAACGAGGCGGCGATTACCGGCGAGAGCGCCCCGGTCATTCGCGAGGCGGGTGGCGACCGTTCGGCGGTCACTGCCGGGACCACCGTCATCTCCGACCGGATCAAGGTGAAGGTCACGGCCGAACCGGGATCGGGCTTTCTCGACCGGATGATCGCGCTGGTGGAAGGGGCCAGCCGGCAAAAGACGCCGAACGAGCTGGCGCTCACCATTCTGCTGACCGGGTTGACGCTGATCTTCCTGGTCGCGGTCGGCACACTGCCGGCCTTCGCTGCGTTCGCCGACGGAGCCATTGCGGTACCAGTACTGATCGCGCTGTTCGTAGCGTTGATCCCGACCACTATTTCCGCACTGTTGTCCGCCATCGGGATAGCGGGGATGGACCGTCTCATCCGTTTCAACGTGCTGGCGAAGTCGGGTCGCGCGGTCGAAGCTGCCGGCGATATCGGCACCCTGCTACTCGACAAGACGGGCACCATCACCATCGGCGATCGGCAGGCGAGCGAATTCGTCGCGCTGCCGGGGGTCGCGGAGAACGACCTGATCGCGGCGGCGCGTCTTTCCAGCCTGGCCGACACCACGCCAGAGGGGCGCTCCATTGTCACGCTTGCGGGGGGTAGCGAGGAAGCGCCGCCGGATGGCGAGGTGGTCGCGTTCTCCGCCCAGACACGCGTCAGCGGCATCGACCTTCCCGGGCGAACGATCCGAAAAGGCGCCGTGGATGCGGTGCTGAAGCTGCACGATTTCCCAGAAGAAAAGGTCACCGCGCTCAGGACGATAACCGATCGGATCGCGCAGGCCGGAGGCACGCCATTGGCGGTGGTCGAGAACGAGCGTCTGCTCGGCGCGATCCATCTCAAGGACATCATTAAGGCGGGCATTCGCGAGCGGTTCGTCGAACTGCGCCGGATGGGCATCCGAACCGTCATGATCACCGGCGACAATCCGCTGACAGCCGCCGCCATCGCCGCCGAGGCGGGTGTCGACGACTTCCTCGCCGAGGCGACACCGGAGGACAAGCTCGCCTACATCCGCAAGGAGCAGGCCGAGGGCAAGCTGGTCGCTATGTGCGGCGACGGGACCAACGATGCCCCCGCGCTTGCCCAGTCGGACGTCGGCGTGGCTATGAACACCGGTACGCAGGCCGCTCGCGAGGCGGGCAACATGGTCGATCTCGACAGCGACCCGACCAAGCTGATCGAGGTCGTGGGCATCGGCAAGCAGTTGCTGATGACGCGCGGCAGCCTGACAACCTTCTCGATCGCCAACGATGTCGCGAAATATTTCGCCATCCTGCCCGCGATCTTCGTGGTGCTCTATCCTTCGCTCGGTGCGCTCAACGTCATGGGGCTCGCCAGCCCGTCGAGCGCGATCCTGTCGGCGATCATCTTCAACGCCGTGATCATCCCGTTCCTGGTGCCGCTGGCGCTGAAGGGCGTGAAATATCGCCCCATGCCCGCTGCCAGCCAGCTGCTGCGCAACCTTGGCATCTATGGCGGGGGGGGCGTGGTGGCGCCCTTCATCGGCATCAAGCTCATCGATCTGGCCGTGTCCGGCCTCGGCCTCGCGTAA
- the kdpF gene encoding K(+)-transporting ATPase subunit F, whose protein sequence is MTFDLILVGLVALGLLAYLTAVLIRPERF, encoded by the coding sequence ATGACATTCGATCTCATCCTTGTTGGCCTGGTTGCCCTCGGACTGCTGGCCTATCTCACTGCGGTCCTGATCCGTCCGGAGCGTTTCTAA
- a CDS encoding LysR family transcriptional regulator → MDLLALADFTLVARYGGFGRAARATGRPKATLSRRVADLEASLDLRLFERGPRDLKLTEEGRALFERGGRLLTELEETTAEIASGGDRPRGRLSARVSAFLEHLKRTFPSGAPEELAAFVDP, encoded by the coding sequence ATGGATCTGCTCGCTCTTGCCGATTTCACGCTCGTCGCCCGTTACGGCGGTTTCGGAAGGGCTGCCCGCGCGACCGGGCGACCCAAGGCGACACTGTCCCGCCGCGTGGCCGACCTGGAGGCGAGCCTCGATCTGCGTCTGTTTGAACGTGGACCGCGTGATCTGAAGCTTACCGAAGAGGGCCGTGCGCTGTTCGAGCGCGGCGGCAGGCTGCTCACCGAGTTGGAGGAAACCACTGCCGAGATCGCATCCGGCGGCGATCGTCCGCGCGGGCGGCTGAGTGCCCGTGTGTCGGCGTTTCTCGAGCACCTGAAGCGCACGTTCCCGTCCGGCGCTCCCGAAGAACTGGCCGCTTTTGTCGATCCTTGA
- a CDS encoding SDR family oxidoreductase: MTILVTGATGNVGGNVVDQLVKRGADVRALVRDPSKAELPDAVEVVRGDMLDVDSLRSAMSGISTLFLLNGVVADEFTQALITLNVARETGVKRVVYLSVIHSDVYVNVPHFAGKFGVERMIDAMGFEATILRPAYYMDNKITIRDIVREHGVYPMPIGDKGLAMIDVRDIGEIAGIELIRRDNSAEPLPTTRMNLVGPDTLTGAEAAAIWSDVLGRTIVFPGNDTAGFERNMRQAMPSWMAYDMRQMADRFQTDGMIPEPGDVARLTDILGRPLRTYRDHVAQIAA; this comes from the coding sequence ATGACCATTCTCGTAACCGGCGCCACCGGCAATGTGGGCGGCAATGTCGTCGATCAGTTGGTAAAGCGCGGCGCAGACGTTCGGGCGCTCGTCCGCGATCCGTCCAAGGCCGAACTGCCCGACGCCGTCGAAGTCGTCCGTGGCGACATGCTCGACGTCGACTCGTTGAGATCAGCAATGTCCGGCATATCGACCCTGTTCCTGCTGAACGGGGTGGTCGCGGACGAATTCACCCAAGCGCTGATCACCCTGAACGTCGCACGCGAAACCGGCGTGAAGCGGGTGGTCTATCTGTCTGTGATCCACAGCGATGTGTACGTCAACGTACCCCATTTCGCCGGCAAGTTCGGGGTCGAGCGGATGATCGACGCGATGGGGTTCGAAGCGACGATCCTGCGCCCGGCATATTACATGGATAACAAGATCACGATCCGCGACATCGTGCGCGAACATGGCGTCTATCCGATGCCGATCGGGGACAAGGGTCTCGCCATGATCGATGTGCGCGACATCGGTGAAATCGCGGGGATCGAACTGATCCGCCGTGATAATTCGGCCGAGCCTCTGCCGACCACGCGGATGAATCTGGTCGGCCCCGACACGCTGACAGGTGCCGAAGCCGCTGCGATCTGGTCCGATGTACTGGGTCGCACGATCGTCTTTCCAGGCAACGATACCGCCGGTTTCGAGCGGAATATGCGGCAGGCGATGCCCAGTTGGATGGCGTACGACATGCGCCAGATGGCCGACCGATTCCAGACCGACGGCATGATCCCCGAGCCCGGCGATGTCGCCCGTCTGACCGACATTTTGGGCCGCCCCTTACGCACCTATCGCGACCATGTCGCGCAGATCGCAGCCTGA
- a CDS encoding AtaL-like protein — MIYSTATVPVNPQGQTKLTREQVWKGLEAKARDARLFLPPGLCTRCDVTEESSSHFVREATIGGQDLREIIVLEPARKVTFFQATGPREGAIVNELFEDDAGALQLRFYCYLGLRGKAPGGLEEQAEQAQFDSEEGYKAALLSTLERTRELVDEGLI; from the coding sequence ATGATCTATTCTACCGCGACCGTGCCGGTGAATCCGCAAGGACAGACCAAGCTTACCCGCGAGCAGGTGTGGAAAGGCCTCGAAGCCAAAGCGCGCGATGCCCGGCTTTTCCTGCCGCCCGGTCTTTGCACGCGGTGCGACGTCACCGAGGAAAGCTCCTCCCATTTCGTGCGCGAGGCGACGATCGGCGGGCAGGATTTGCGGGAGATCATCGTGCTCGAGCCCGCGCGCAAGGTGACCTTCTTTCAGGCCACAGGCCCACGCGAAGGTGCGATCGTCAACGAACTGTTCGAGGACGATGCCGGTGCACTTCAGCTGCGGTTCTACTGCTATCTCGGATTGCGGGGCAAAGCGCCCGGCGGCCTGGAGGAACAGGCCGAACAGGCGCAGTTCGACAGCGAGGAAGGATATAAGGCCGCGCTGCTGTCGACTCTGGAGCGGACGCGCGAACTTGTCGACGAGGGTCTGATTTGA
- a CDS encoding mechanosensitive ion channel family protein, with protein MNYLNVLQNELQGMAKGAVELLPNIAIAVIVIILTSIVSRIMVGIAHKLTNKAHIREDLRQLAQTLTKVVVWIVGILLVMTIIVPDFTFGGAVAGLGVGAVAIGFAFQDIFENFLAGVLIMLRDKMQLGDYIEAEGVDGTVEKITLRETHIRQFSGELTIVPNSTIFKNPVKIYSDRPFRRFQIMVGVSYDTDLRQARELITQAVGAVSGIDPERGYDVYIREFGASSIDFLVRWWIDTKENSLFEVQNEVVLRIKDTLDEAGIEIPFPYITHTFKEVVPLGKEPGTSVEDS; from the coding sequence GTGAACTATCTGAACGTTCTTCAGAACGAGTTGCAGGGCATGGCCAAAGGTGCCGTCGAACTGCTTCCCAATATCGCCATTGCCGTGATCGTCATCATTTTGACCTCGATCGTCTCGCGTATCATGGTGGGTATCGCACACAAGCTGACCAATAAGGCGCATATTCGCGAGGACTTGCGCCAGCTCGCGCAGACCCTGACCAAAGTGGTCGTCTGGATCGTCGGCATCCTGCTGGTGATGACGATCATCGTTCCCGATTTCACGTTCGGCGGTGCGGTCGCGGGCCTGGGGGTGGGCGCGGTCGCGATCGGCTTTGCCTTTCAGGACATTTTCGAGAATTTCCTCGCCGGCGTCCTCATCATGCTGCGCGACAAGATGCAGCTGGGCGATTACATCGAGGCGGAAGGGGTCGACGGGACGGTCGAGAAGATCACCCTGCGCGAAACCCATATCCGGCAGTTTTCCGGCGAGCTGACGATCGTCCCTAATTCGACGATCTTCAAGAACCCGGTGAAGATCTACAGCGACCGCCCCTTCCGCCGTTTTCAGATCATGGTCGGGGTGTCCTACGATACCGACCTGAGGCAGGCGCGCGAGCTCATTACGCAGGCCGTCGGCGCTGTGTCGGGCATCGACCCCGAACGCGGCTACGATGTCTATATCCGCGAATTCGGCGCCAGCTCGATCGACTTCCTCGTCCGCTGGTGGATCGACACCAAGGAAAACAGTCTGTTCGAGGTTCAGAACGAGGTCGTGCTGCGGATCAAGGACACGCTGGACGAAGCCGGGATCGAAATCCCGTTCCCCTATATCACCCATACCTTCAAGGAAGTGGTCCCGCTTGGGAAGGAACCAGGGACGTCGGTCGAGGACAGCTGA
- a CDS encoding mechanosensitive ion channel family protein, whose translation MLAAPSPTPTPDTVDPVGTLNHQLVDMGQQLIKALPSIAIALVILVITWAVARMAVKIADRVTGRTKMRPSLQALVETVVKLAIWIVGLMIAAIVVIPSLTPASLVAGLGIGAVAIGFAFQDIFENFLAGVLIMVREKMRIGDVIQCEGIIGKVEHITLRETHVRKLSGEVTLVPNSILFKNPVEILTDEVKRRHEVVAGVSYDTDLDHAADVIRKAVESVEGIDVEKGVDVFAQEFNSSSIDFNVRWWAGSTPRNMWESKDKVVRAIKRALDDAGIEIPFPYITHTFKERVPLGEKVGEANPSA comes from the coding sequence ATGCTAGCCGCGCCTTCGCCGACGCCTACACCCGACACGGTCGATCCGGTCGGTACGCTCAACCACCAACTGGTCGATATGGGCCAGCAGCTGATAAAGGCGTTGCCAAGCATCGCCATCGCACTGGTGATCCTCGTAATCACTTGGGCAGTTGCGCGAATGGCGGTCAAGATCGCCGACCGGGTGACCGGGCGCACCAAGATGCGCCCCAGCCTGCAGGCGTTGGTCGAAACGGTTGTGAAGCTGGCGATTTGGATCGTCGGCCTGATGATTGCGGCTATCGTTGTCATCCCCAGCCTCACTCCCGCCAGCCTCGTCGCCGGCCTCGGCATCGGTGCAGTCGCGATCGGTTTCGCCTTCCAGGACATTTTCGAGAATTTCCTGGCGGGCGTTCTGATCATGGTGCGCGAGAAGATGCGGATCGGCGACGTGATCCAGTGCGAAGGCATCATCGGTAAGGTCGAACATATAACCTTGCGCGAAACGCATGTGCGCAAGCTGTCGGGAGAGGTGACCCTCGTTCCCAATTCGATACTGTTCAAGAACCCGGTCGAAATCCTGACCGACGAGGTGAAGCGCCGCCATGAAGTGGTGGCTGGCGTGTCCTACGACACCGATCTGGATCATGCGGCGGACGTGATCCGCAAGGCGGTCGAAAGCGTCGAAGGCATCGACGTCGAGAAGGGCGTCGATGTGTTCGCGCAGGAATTCAATTCCAGTTCGATCGACTTCAATGTGCGCTGGTGGGCCGGCTCCACCCCCCGCAATATGTGGGAAAGCAAGGACAAGGTCGTGCGCGCCATCAAACGGGCGCTGGACGATGCGGGTATCGAGATTCCCTTCCCCTACATCACCCACACCTTCAAGGAGCGGGTACCGCTGGGCGAGAAGGTGGGCGAGGCGAACCCTAGCGCCTGA
- a CDS encoding VOC family protein has translation MTDQSNHPVKLGGVHHAAYRCKDAKETVEWYEKVLGMDYVSAFSEDHVPSTGEYDPYMHVFLDAGNGNILAFFELPNQKGMGRDENTPKWVQHLAFRVHSEDELLAAKDHVESLGIDVIGPTHHGIFKSIYFFDPNGHRVELAADIGTDEQYAELKRVAMPMLEEWSETKKAPRHADWLHEIARAEHEAKAEH, from the coding sequence ATGACCGATCAGTCCAACCATCCGGTGAAGCTAGGCGGCGTCCATCACGCTGCTTATCGCTGCAAGGACGCCAAAGAGACCGTCGAATGGTACGAGAAGGTGCTCGGCATGGATTATGTCAGCGCCTTCTCCGAAGATCACGTTCCCTCGACAGGGGAGTACGACCCGTACATGCACGTCTTCCTCGATGCGGGTAACGGCAACATCCTCGCCTTTTTCGAGCTACCCAACCAGAAGGGCATGGGCCGCGACGAGAATACGCCCAAATGGGTCCAGCACCTCGCGTTCCGGGTTCATTCCGAGGACGAATTGCTCGCGGCGAAGGACCATGTCGAAAGCCTCGGCATCGACGTGATCGGCCCGACGCATCACGGCATCTTCAAGTCGATCTACTTCTTCGATCCCAACGGCCACCGCGTAGAACTTGCCGCCGATATCGGTACGGATGAACAGTATGCCGAGCTGAAGCGCGTGGCGATGCCGATGCTGGAGGAATGGAGCGAAACCAAGAAGGCTCCTCGTCATGCCGATTGGCTGCACGAAATCGCGCGCGCGGAGCACGAGGCAAAGGCCGAGCATTAG
- the hppD gene encoding 4-hydroxyphenylpyruvate dioxygenase: protein MTDLFENPAGLDGFEFVEFCAPEKGVLEPVFEAMGFTHVANHRSKDVQLWRQGEINLVANYEPRSAAWYFAREHGPSACGMAFRVKDAAAAWAHLMDQGAEPVHVETGPMELSLPAIRGIGGAILYLVDRYEGKTGDNDLSIYDIDFEYLPGIEKHPKGAGFQKIDHLTHNVYGGRMSFWADYYEKLFNFREIRYFDIKGEYTGLTSKALTAPDGKIRIPLNEEAKGGGGQIEEFLREFNGEGIQHIALITDDLVSAWDKLKEFGVPFMTAPPETYYEMLPERLPEHGEPVDELKPRGILLDGTTEGGSPRLLLQIFAEAQVGPVFFEFIQRKGDEGFGEGNFKALFESMERDQIRRGVLNAEDAKSVEKEPAE, encoded by the coding sequence ATGACTGATCTTTTTGAAAATCCTGCCGGGCTCGACGGCTTCGAATTCGTCGAGTTCTGCGCGCCCGAAAAGGGAGTGCTGGAGCCGGTCTTCGAAGCGATGGGGTTCACCCATGTCGCAAACCACCGGTCGAAGGACGTCCAGCTGTGGCGCCAGGGCGAGATAAACCTGGTCGCGAATTACGAGCCGCGCAGTGCCGCCTGGTATTTCGCCCGCGAACACGGGCCGAGCGCGTGTGGCATGGCCTTTCGCGTAAAGGACGCCGCCGCCGCCTGGGCCCACCTGATGGACCAGGGGGCCGAGCCGGTGCACGTGGAAACCGGACCTATGGAGCTCTCCCTCCCCGCCATTCGCGGTATCGGCGGAGCAATCCTCTATCTAGTCGATCGCTACGAAGGGAAGACGGGCGACAACGACCTGTCGATCTACGACATTGATTTCGAATATCTTCCCGGCATCGAGAAGCACCCGAAAGGTGCCGGCTTCCAGAAGATCGATCACCTGACGCACAACGTCTACGGTGGGCGCATGTCCTTCTGGGCTGATTATTACGAGAAGCTCTTCAACTTCCGCGAGATCCGCTATTTCGACATCAAGGGTGAATACACCGGCCTTACGTCCAAGGCACTCACCGCCCCGGACGGCAAGATCCGCATCCCGCTGAACGAGGAAGCGAAGGGCGGTGGCGGCCAGATCGAGGAATTCCTGCGCGAGTTCAACGGCGAGGGAATCCAGCACATCGCGCTGATCACCGACGATCTCGTTTCCGCATGGGACAAGCTGAAGGAATTCGGGGTGCCGTTCATGACTGCCCCGCCCGAAACCTATTACGAGATGCTGCCAGAGCGCCTGCCGGAGCATGGTGAACCGGTCGATGAGTTGAAGCCGCGCGGGATCCTGCTCGACGGCACCACGGAGGGCGGCAGCCCCCGCCTGCTGCTGCAGATTTTCGCCGAAGCGCAGGTCGGGCCGGTCTTCTTCGAATTCATCCAGCGCAAGGGCGACGAGGGGTTTGGCGAAGGTAACTTCAAGGCGCTGTTCGAAAGCATGGAGCGCGACCAGATCCGCCGCGGTGTTCTGAATGCCGAAGACGCGAAGTCTGTCGAGAAGGAGCCCGCGGAATGA
- a CDS encoding septum formation initiator family protein, with translation MTREGHKLALPREQFTQGLALVVLLALAGLSLMGPDGVLAWGENARLLDQRKARIEALEERRSELQSQVAALDPDHADPDMVSELLRKNLNVVRPDEVILPITNP, from the coding sequence ATGACGCGCGAAGGGCACAAACTCGCATTGCCGCGAGAACAATTTACGCAGGGGCTGGCTCTTGTCGTGCTGCTGGCGCTTGCCGGCCTGTCCCTGATGGGGCCGGACGGCGTGCTGGCATGGGGCGAAAATGCCCGGCTGCTGGATCAGCGCAAGGCCCGGATCGAAGCCCTGGAGGAACGGCGTAGCGAGCTGCAGAGCCAGGTTGCCGCGCTCGATCCCGATCATGCGGACCCCGACATGGTGAGCGAGCTTCTGCGCAAGAATCTCAATGTCGTGCGTCCCGACGAAGTGATTCTTCCGATCACCAATCCCTGA